Genomic window (Lewinellaceae bacterium):
GGGTGCTTTTGATGTAGTGGATGCCCTTCAGCCTGGGGAAGAAGCGGTGCTGCAGGTAGGTGGAGGCCACCTTGCCCAGGCCGACGTGGAAGTAGATTTCGGGTTGATGGGTCGATTGGTTCATTCGTTGATTTTTTCCTGGCTGAACGGGCGGCGTTGAGTCGTTCTGTCCGCCAAAGCCACCCGCAAAAATAGGTTTTCGGATGGGCTTAGCACAAGTTCTGGCTGAAAAATCCACCCTATCCCCCTGTCCTCACGTCCCTACGTCTCCAAGTCTCCACGCCTCCCCCGCCTTTCTGCGATACTCTCCCGGCGTCACTCCCTCCAGCTTTTTAAACGCCCGGTTGAAAGTAGCCTTGGAGCCGAAGCCCGCCTCGTACGCCAGTCCCTCCAGGCTGTAGTGCCGGTACTGAGGATCGGTGAGCTTTTGCTTGAATGCCTGTACGCGATGGTAGTTGAGCAGTTCGTAAAATGAAGTATTGCGATGGCTTTTCAGGTACTCAGAAACCGCAACGCTGGAGGCGCCCAGCTTGTCAGCCAGCATGCTGAGGTTCAGCTCCGGGTCGGTATGTATGGCGTCCTCGTCGAACAGGCAGTCCAGCCGGCGCCCCAGATTTTCCAAGGCGGAAGGAGATGCCCCAGTTGTAAAATGCACAGAAGCGGGCACCACCAGCTTCCGTACCCAGTTGAGCTCGGTAAGGCCGAATAAGATCAGGAAACAAAAGCAGAGCAGGTACAGCAGCATATCCAGGTAGAAAAAGGCGGGCATGAGGCTCTGCCAGAAGTCGGGCCAAAAGATCATAACCAACAGGTCGGTAAAATTGTAGATCAAATAGCCGTACACGATCACGAAGAACAGCCAGTACCTTTGTTTAACTTTCACCCGGCGGAAACGGCCATCCCGGAAAATCCGCAGGCAAAGCAGAAAGTAGAACAGGATCATGGCGTATTCTACCGCCGTGATTGCCTTCAGGTAGCTTTCTCCGCTCCAGGCGCCCGAATAGCTCCTGAGGAAGGAGAAGAGCATCAACCCAATCGGCAAGGCAAGGTGGGCCACCAGCTGCCTTCGTCTGCCCTCCCCGGCGACGGACAGCAGAAAAAGATAAAAAACCGGCCCGTAAAACTGGGCGGTGGAAAAACTTTCCAGAAACCGGTACACCGCTCCGTACCCCAGATAGGAAAACAGGTAGTACTTGGTGCTGCCCAAAAATACCAGGATCAGGGCTCCCAGGTAGCAGTTGGGGCGGTTGGCATTAACAACGTTCAGCAGGCAAACCACTAAAGTTTGGATGGCCACCAGAAAGGCGGCCCCTTCGATCAATCCGTTTCCGTTCATGATAAAAAGAAGTCTCATTCGCTTAATGAGTCTTTAAGATAGGGGCTTTTGGTTAATGTTGTGAACGGAACCCAACCTGCCGGGTTTCCGGTGGGCATGCGGCTGATCTAACCCGGCAGTGTTTGTCGGAGGCGGGGACGGCCCAACCTGCCTGCTTTTGCAAGAGTCCGATTTTTCGGAGTAGGCTCAGTTTGCCGATTCTTGCAATAAGATTAAACGGACAGATTTAATTTACGCTACTTACGCCTACAACAAGCTCAAAAAACAAACTTTTGATATGCAAAAAGCCTGTTCCATGCACCATTTCCTTCCATTCCTCATCACAACGGCCCTCCTGCTCTGCAGCCCGGCCATCAACGCCCAGCAGCCCCTCAACCTCGATTTCGAAACGACAAGCGCCGAAGGCGACGCCCGCCCCTGGGGCTGGTCTTATTACCAAATTGCTCCCCATGCCGAGGCGGCGATGGACAGCACAGTTGCCTACTCCGGAAAGTACAGCCTCCGAATTGCCGGGAAGGAAACGCCGGATACTGCTTCCCCCCATGCCCTCAGCTACTGGATCGACCCCTGGGGTTTAAAGGGAAAACAACTGGAACTGAAGGGATGGATAAAAACCAAAGCGTTGGAGGGGCTGGCCAAGATAACGTTAGAAACCTGGGGCGAAACCGGAAAACTCGGCGCGGATACCGTGAATATCACCCCCGGTTCCGAATATGCCGCTGATGGAGACTGGGCACCCTTTAACCTGAAAACAGCCGTCGACTCTTCGGCTTATACCCTTTCCCTCACCGTTGGCCTGATTGGGGCCGGCACCATCTGGTTCGACGATTTTTCCCTATACGCGGATGGCGAAAAAATGGAAGACGTACCCGTCGCCCCGGAATTCTCGCCCGCTCAGATGGATTGGCTGATCCAACAGGCGGAACCCTTGAAAAAAGTGAGCGCCTCCCGGAAAGGCGAACAACCCGATTTCTCCGGCCTCGCCGCCTTCCGCCGTATCGCCGGCGGCGCCCAACTCATCGCGCTGGGAGAATCTACTCACGGCACCAGCGAGTTTTTCCGCATCAAACACCGGCTGCTGCAATATGCCGTCCTGGAAATGGGCGCAACCGTTTTCGCCGTCGAGGCCAACCAACTGGCGGTAGAACAGATCAACCGCTATGTACTATACGGCGAAGGCGATGCCCGCACGGCCATGAAGGTGATGTTCAAAGTATGGAATACCGAAGAGATGCTGGCCCTCATCGAATGGATGCGTGCCTACAACCTCGAAAACCCGGAAAGAAAGGTAGAATTTGTCGGCTTCGACATGCAGGACCCCCAATTGCCCATCGACAGCCTGCTGGCCTTCCTGCCGGATTATGCGCCGGAATTGCTGCCGGCCATCGACAGCC
Coding sequences:
- a CDS encoding AraC family transcriptional regulator, yielding MRLLFIMNGNGLIEGAAFLVAIQTLVVCLLNVVNANRPNCYLGALILVFLGSTKYYLFSYLGYGAVYRFLESFSTAQFYGPVFYLFLLSVAGEGRRRQLVAHLALPIGLMLFSFLRSYSGAWSGESYLKAITAVEYAMILFYFLLCLRIFRDGRFRRVKVKQRYWLFFVIVYGYLIYNFTDLLVMIFWPDFWQSLMPAFFYLDMLLYLLCFCFLILFGLTELNWVRKLVVPASVHFTTGASPSALENLGRRLDCLFDEDAIHTDPELNLSMLADKLGASSVAVSEYLKSHRNTSFYELLNYHRVQAFKQKLTDPQYRHYSLEGLAYEAGFGSKATFNRAFKKLEGVTPGEYRRKAGEAWRLGDVGT
- a CDS encoding erythromycin esterase family protein; amino-acid sequence: MQKACSMHHFLPFLITTALLLCSPAINAQQPLNLDFETTSAEGDARPWGWSYYQIAPHAEAAMDSTVAYSGKYSLRIAGKETPDTASPHALSYWIDPWGLKGKQLELKGWIKTKALEGLAKITLETWGETGKLGADTVNITPGSEYAADGDWAPFNLKTAVDSSAYTLSLTVGLIGAGTIWFDDFSLYADGEKMEDVPVAPEFSPAQMDWLIQQAEPLKKVSASRKGEQPDFSGLAAFRRIAGGAQLIALGESTHGTSEFFRIKHRLLQYAVLEMGATVFAVEANQLAVEQINRYVLYGEGDARTAMKVMFKVWNTEEMLALIEWMRAYNLENPERKVEFVGFDMQDPQLPIDSLLAFLPDYAPELLPAIDSLLGPYREAWREQYYPSGPDSLRQSWLDNAERVWQLVSEQKENWLSQANGLSEEKRVEWALQNARVIRQAARAALAQDIASRDEAMAENIGWLLAQRPPGTRMIIWAHDSHISRVEGPDSLYNYFLGESMGGHLAKKHGHNYCAFGLSTYKGTYSATLNFKSRAMVPVQAFSSPSGSLDEALHHIAVKNGAPGVLLNLRAGRTQPWLLAPRPVRCIGYMASDYSYEAKIAVPYQFDGLIFIDETNHSRVMD